The genomic region ACCGCCCGCGCGACCGGAAGATCAGGTGGTGCATCGGGCAGTTCATCGGCTTGAGGTAGTAGTTCTGCCCGGGCTTGCGCACGGTGCCGTCCTCGTTGAACTCGGCGTCCATGTGCATCGCCGGGAACATGCCGTCGGCGTACCACTCGAGGTGCCCCGAGGTGATGTAGAGCTGTTCCTTGGTGATGTGCGGCGTGTTGACGAACTCGTAGCCCGCCTCGATGTGCTTCTTGCGCGAGTAGTCCTCCAGCTCGCGCCGGATGATACCGCCCTTGGGGTGGAAAACCGCCAGCCCGGAACCGATTTCGTCGGGGAAGCTGAACAGGTCGAGCTCCGCGCCCAGCTTGCGGTGGTCGCGCCGCTGCGCCTCCTCCAGCAGTTCGAGGTAGCGGTCGAGCGCCTCCTGGGACTCCCAGGCGGTGCCGTAGATGCGCTGCAGGCTGGCGTTGTTCTGGTCGCCGCGCCAGTAGGCCGCCGAGCTGCGGGTGAGCTTGAACGCCGGGATGTACTTGGTGGTCGGGATGTGCGGGCCGCGGCACAGGTCGCCCCAGATGCGTTCGCGGGTGCGCGGATTGAGGTTGTCGTAGGCGGTCAGCTCGTCGCCGCCGACCTCCATCACGTCGGGGTCGCCGGACTTGTCGTCGACGAGCTCGAGCTTGTAGGGCTCGTTGGCGAGCTCGGCGCGGGCCTGCTCCTTGGACTCGTAGACGCGGCGGTCGAACAGCTGACCGTCCTTGATGATCTTGCGCATCCGCTTCTCGAGGGCCTCGAGGTCCTCGGGGGTGAAGGCGCGGTCGACGTCGAAGTCGTAGTAGAAGCCGTCGGTGATCGGCGGGCCGATGCCGAGCTTGGCCTCCGGGAACAGGTCCTGCACGGCCTGGGCGAGCACGTGGGCGCAGGAGTGCCGGATGACGCTGCGGCCGTCCTCGGTGTCGGCCGCCACCGGCGTCACCTCGACGTCGGTGTCGGGCGTCCAGGACAGGTCGCGCAGCTTGCCCTCGGGATCGCGCACGACGACGATCGCGTCGGGGGCGCCCCGGCCCGGCAGCCCGGCCTGGCGCACCGCCTCACCCGCGGTGGTCCCGGCAGCGACCCGGATCGGGGCTGCTGGGGTGGGGTTTGCGGCGGCGCTCATGGCTGACTCTCCAATTCCATGTTCGACGGACTTCAGGACGCGACCATGCTATCTGTGCCGGTGTTCAGTCTCCGATGCCGATGGGGCTGTTCAACCACTCGAGTTCGAGGTTGACCAGTTCGGCCATCCAGTCCAGCGCACCGAGCAGCCACAGGGTCAGCGCGACGATGAGCGCGGTGAACAGCCCGGCGAGCACCTGCACCCACGCGGGCTGCTCGTGGAAGCGCTCCATGAACCAGTCGTATCGCTGCCGGGCGAAGGCCAGCAGCCGCCGCGCCCAGTTGAACTCGGTGGCCAGGATGCCCAGCCCGAGGAACACGATGGCCCAGCCGGGCCCCGGGTACGGGATGGCGATGATGCCGACGGCCAGCACGGCGAGGCCGACGACGGCGATGAGGATCCGGTAGCCGAACTCGAGCCGGGGGCGCTGCCGCAGCTGCTCGCGGCGGCGCTTCCATCCGTGCTTGAGGTCGGCGAGTCTCACGGCTGCCCGGGTTTGAGCTTGAGGAACAGGGCGTGACCTTCGGCGACCAGGTCCTCGCCGTCGTGGACCCGCCCGGACACGAAGATCTTGCGGCCCTCGATCTTGTCGAGGGTGCCCTCGACGCTGAGTTCCTTGCCGATCTCGGCGATCTTGCGGTAGTCGACGTGCAGGAACGCGGTGCGCTGGGCGCCGGCCCCGCTGAGGGTGAACGCGGTGTGGCCGAGCAGGGCGTCGAACAGTTGCGCGATGGTGCCGCCGTGCGCGGCGCCGTTGCGGCCGAGGTGGAAGCGGCGGAACCGGGCGGTGCCGACGATGCGGTTGTCGTCGGTGACGCGCACGTCGAGCGGGATGGACAGCAGGTTGCCGCGGTTGGGCAGGTCCGTGCGTCTGCCGGACGGCGAGGTCCACTCGTCGGCGTAGTAGGGCTCCAGCAGCGCCGACACCCTCTCGACCATGTCGGCGGCCTGGGAGATGACCTCGTCGGGGGCGTTGGCGGCGCGGGCGTGGTCCTGAAGGGTGCGCATCGCCTCGATGAAGCGGCCGTAGTCGGGTCCGCCGGCGTCGGTCGGGACGATCGCGGCGAAGCCGCCGCCGGGATGAGTTGTCACGTCGCTGGTGCTGTCGGTGCCCACCGGACCACCGTATTGGGTGGCCTGTCAGCCGGCGGATCCGGCGTTGCTCAGGGTCTCGAACTCGGCGTCGGACAGTTCGATCGCCGCGGCGGCCACGTTCTCCTCGAGGTGGGCCACCTTGGAGGTGCCCGGGATGGGCAGCATCACCGGGGACCGTTTGAGCAGCCAGGCCAGCGCGAGCTGGGAGGCGGTGGCGCCGTGGTCGGCGGCGATGCGCTGCAGCGGCCCGTCGGGCGCGGCCAGCGGCCCGGCCGCCAGCGGGAACCACGGGATGAACCCGATGCCGCGGGCCTCGCAGACCTCCAGCAGCGGCTCGGCGGTGCGGGCGGTGAGGTTGTACATGTTCTGCACCGTGGCGATCGGGGCGACCTTCTGGGCGGCGTCGAGTTGCTCGACGGTGATCTCGGAGAGGCCGATGTGGCGGATCTTGCCCTCCTGCTGCAGCGACAGCAGCTCGCCGACCTGGTCCTCGAGCGGGAACTTCGGGTCGATGCGGTGCAGCTGGAACAGGTCGATGGTGTCCACGCCGAGGCGGCGCAGGCTCATCTCGCACTCCTGGCGCAGGTAGTCCGGGAAGCCGAGCGGGCGCCACTCGTCGGGCCCGATGCGCAGCAGGCCGGCCTTGGTGGCGACGACGCCGTCGTACGGGTGTAGGGCCTCTCGGATGAGCTCCTCGGAGACGTAGGGCCCGTAGGAGTCGGCGGTGTCGATGAAGTTGACCCCGAGGTCGACGGCGCGGCGCAGCACGCGAAGGCACTCGTCGCGGTCCTGCGGCGGCCCCCAGACCCCCGTGCCGGTGATCCGCATCGCGCCGAACCCGAGGCGGTTGACGGTGAGGTCGCCGATGTTGAACGTGCCGGATGCGACTGCCGTGGTCATGGTCCCGACGGTACGCCGGGGGTGGGAGAGTCTCCCGGTATGAGGCTCAGTGATCTCGCCGCGTTGTCGTTGACGTATCCGGAGGTGGGCGCCACCGCGGGGACGCTGCCGGACGGGTATCACCATGTGCGCAAGTCGGCGGTGATCGGACGGGGCCGGCAGCGGTTCGAGCGGGCCGCCGAGGCCGGGATGCGGTGGGGCATGTTGCGCGGCGCGGGGATCCGGGTGGAGGCGACGACGGAGATCGCCGCGGTGGGTTCGGAGGTGCTCGTGCATCTGGGTCCGATCGCGGCGCCGTGCCGGGTGGTCTACGTCGTCGACGAGCCCGACCGGCGCGGTTTCGCCTACGGCACCCTGCCGGGGCACGCGGAGTCCGGCGAGGAGCTGTTCCTGGTGACCTACGACCCGGCCTCGCAGCAGGTGCGGGCGGTGGTGACCGCGTTCTCCCGGCACGCGACGTGGTGGAGCAGGCTGGGTTCGCCGGTGACGTCGCTGGTGCAGCGGATCGTCACGGATCGGTACCTGCGGGCCCTGTGAGCGCGTAGCCTGCGGGGATGGCGGTCCCCGGCCCTGACGAATCGACGCATCTGCGCATCGCGGAGCTGGTCCGCGGGCTCTACAGCCGGCCCGACGCCGGCACGGTGATCGCCGAACTGGCCGAGCACGCCGCGATCGAGGTGCCCGGCGCCCAGTACGCGGGAATCACGGTGACCCGCAGGTCGAAAACCGTTGAGACCCCGGCGGCCACCCACCTGTATCCGATGCTGTTGGACAAGATCCAGCAGCGCCATCAGCAGGGGCCGTGCCTGACCGCGGCGTGGGACGAGAAGGTGGTGCACGTCGCCGATCTTCAGACCGACGACCGCTTCCCGCTGTATCGCCAGGATGCCTTGGCGGAGACACCGATTCGGTCGATCATGGCGTTCCAGCTGTTCATCGAGGGCGAGGCGATGGGCGCGCTGAACGTGTACTCCGAACAGCCGGGTGCGTTCGGCGAGCAGTCGCGCACCATCGGTCAGGTGTTCGCCGCGCACTCGTCGGTGGCGTGGAACGCCGCGCGCCGCGACGAGCAGTTCCGCCTGGCGCTGGCCAGTCGCGACATCATCGGTCAGGCCAAGGGCATGATCATGGAACGCTACGGCGTCGACGCGGTGCAGGCCTTCGACCTGCTGCGCCGGCTGTCGCAGGACTCCAACGTGCCGTTGGTCCGAATCGCGACCGACCTCGTCGAGAAGTCACAGGCGGAGAAATCCTGACCTATCGCGAGATCACCCGCGGCACTTCGGGATTGCGACCTGGATCGTCGAGGATCTCCGGAGGCAGCTGCGACGCCGGCGGTGGCGGCGGCGGTGGCGGCGGGGCCTCCTCGACCGGGCGCGGCACCTCGAGGCTGTTCTCCTGCACGATGACCGGGTCGCCGACGTTGACGGTGTTGAAGTACCACTCGGCGTCTTCGGGGCTCAGGCTGATGCAGCCGTGGCTGGTGTTCTCGTGGCCGAGGACGTTGACGGCCCACGGGGCCGAGTGCACGAAGATGCCGCGCTGGGTGATGCGCACCGCCCATTCGACGTCGAGCAGATAGCCGTCGGGTGAGTCGACGGGGATGCCGACGCTGCTCGAATCCATTTTCACGTCACGCTCTTTGGCGAGCACGCTGTAGGTGCCGATCGGTGTCGGGTACTCGGGTCTGCCCATCGTCGCCGGGAACACGCCGGGCTGGCCGAAGAACGGACGGTGGTGCGGGGCAGGGAGATGCTCCGGCGCCACACCGTCGACGGTCACGGTGAAGGTGTGGTCGGCGATGTTGGCGACGCCGACGACGGCGGGACCGGTGACCATGGTGGTCTTGATGCCGCCCACCGACAGCGCGATGGTGCTGTGGGCGGGCCAGAACTGGTCGGGCACCCAGTGCACGGTCTTGGCGTCCTGCCATTCGTAGCGCCCGGTCATGGCGGGCTCAGATCTGATGTCCAGCAGTCGTTCGGCGATCGACCGGTCACCGACGGGCAGTTTGAAGGTCACGACCACGGGGTGGAACACACCGACGACCTGACCCTCCACCGGTGCGATCGACGCGATGGCGCTGCCAAGCGACGAGTTCACCGCCGTGGAGCTCACCTCCAGGGAGGCCTCCTCGATGGGGAGGGCGACCACGCCGGTGGTGACCACTATCGCAGCGAGAAGGCTGCGGACTACGCCACGCAATCTTATTGACTCCCTTGAAATTACAACGCTGTCAATAAGCCTATGGGGGCAGTGACGCGAAAGCCACACTGCCCGCGACCAATTCGGTTGCTAGTGCGTCACGGTTCGGACACGGCCCTCAGATTCCCGGACGCACACCGAAATTGGCCCGGCGGCATAGGAATGCCGCCGGGCCAGATCCCGAATATTTCGCGTCAGCCGTTGGGGCCGGGCAGGATCGGCTCGCCCGGGGCGGGCGCGCCTTCCGGCACCGTCTCGACGACGACACCCTTACCGCCGTACCCACCCATGGTGGTGACCGGCGCCGCGGGAGCCACCGGTACCCCGGCTGCCGCGGGCACGATCGGGGCCGCGGCGGGCGGCGGGATGATCGGCGGCGCGGCGGGCGGCGGCACCACCGGGGGCACGACCGGCGGCGGTGCGACCGGCGGGACCACGGGCGGCGGCGCGACCGGCGGCACCACGGGCGGCGGCGCGACCGGCGGCGGCCCGGGGAAGGCCATCGGCACCGGGCCGGCCATGTCGGTGACGGGAGCACACAGCGCGCCGCCCGCACCCACGGGTGCGCCGGCAGGCGCCGTACCGGATGCCGTCTCGACACAGTCGTAGCCGCCGGCCACTGCGGCCGGGCTCAACGCCATGGCTACCCCGCACAACCCAGCCCCGACAACTGCCGCGATGTTGACTCTCTTAGCCGTCATCGACGTTGATCCCTTCATTTCACGCTCACATGTGTCCAACCGAGGCAGCAGGCTCTGCATGCCAGAAGTCGGGTCGCCTTTAATCGACCGCGTCAATATCAGCAGCCGATAGCCGCCGACGCACCACGCCGCACCGCACCGTGTCCAAACGGTGACCAGTTCGGCATGAAATCGGGGTCTACGCCGACGTTTTCGGACATTTTTCAATCACAGCGGATTTCGCGAGCCGCGGCCAACGCCGTTGCCCAACCGTTGCCAAGCGGAGCCTCGACCGTCATCAAGATCCACGTCGGCGCGCGCAACGGAGTCCACGCGGAGCGGGTTTCACAGGTGTCGGGAATCCGCGGGTACGCCCGGGAATCGGGGGCGCTGAGACGAAGGTGAGATGGCGGCCGACCGGCGGCACTGCCGCGAAGCGGTGAAGGGTGGTCCCGGCTGGGTTCGAACCAGCGACCTTCCGCGTGTGAGGCGGACGCTCTCCCACTGAGCTACGAGACCGAGGGAGTCGGCCGGATGGCCGAACGACGTCGAAGACTAGCACGCGTCGGCGCGGTACCCGAATCCGCCCGTCGCGACCGGGTCGAGGCGGCGGACCGGGTCTACCGGACCGGGGCGCCGCGAGCCGGTGGCGCACCAAGATGAGACGGACGTCACATCCGGCGGGGACGGCCGTCGCGGGCCGATCCGCCGCAGGCGTCTCACCTGCGGTTTTAGGTCGCGACGCACCGGCAAACGTCGGGATTTGTGTAGCCGCTCCACCGTCGACTATTGTCGTGCTTCGCAACGGGCGACGATCTCGCTCGTAGCACGCGGATGTAGCGCAGTTGGTAGCGCATCACCTTGCCAAGGTGAGGGTCGCGGGTTCGAATCCCGTCATCCGCTCGAGGGTGTAGCGGCATCAACCCCAACGGTGGAGTGGCCGAGTGGTGAGGCAACGGCCTGCAAAGCCGTGCACACGGGTTCGATTCCCGTCTCCACCTCAAGAAGACCCGGCGCGATTAGCTCAGCGGGAGAGCGCTTCCCTGACACGGAAGAGGTCACTGGTTCAATCCCAGTATCGCGCACCACGGTTTACGCAGGTCAGAGCAGGTTTTTGAGAGTCTGACCCGGGCTCATGCCCAATACGTGCCCAACTGGTCTGAAGGGCTGCGACTCGCGATTGCTACGCGAGAGGGCCAGCTATGACCACCGAGTCAGCCACACGCACCTACACCACCCGCGCCGAGGCGATCCAACGCGAGATCATCGACCCCATCGAGGCCAGCGGCGAGGTCACCGACGCCCGCACGGCCTACAACGTCGAGGCCATCGCCGACGAGGTGCTCGGCGACTATGCGCAGGGCTATGCCTGCCTGGTCGACGCCGATTCGTTCTGGTGGGTTGTGGAGCGACACGCCCGGCCGGCAGAAGTTCGAGGCGGTGACCGATGAGCGCCGACCTCTACAGCAGGGTTCTCGACGTTCTGATCGAGCCCGCCCGCGCCGAGGCGGACAGGTTGCTCGGCGAGGTTCAGTTCTACGAGTGCACGGCTGAGGAACTGATTGCCCTGATCACGTTCCTGCGCCCGATTGCTGAGCGCCAGCGGATCGCACGACAGGCACCAGCGCAACTGAAGGTGATGCCCTTACCGAAGCGTCGGAAGACGGGCGCCCAGCGCACCTAGCTTCTGCGTCTCGTCGTCTTCTGCGCTCGCCCGACGTTAACCAGCAGCGCGCCGTTGCCAGAGTCCCGCTAAACGGCTAGCGGGCCGACCACCGAGAGCCTGATCAACCCCGGTGGCCGACCCACACGAAAGACTGCCCGGAATACGGGCGGTCTACAAGTCGTGGGCGTGATCCGGTTTAGCGTGGCGCGGTCCGGGGGTCGTTTGGGGAGCGGGGTACAGCACCAGCACCCCGTAGGGGTTCCGCTCTCTATGCCCCACCTATCAGGCGCAGCAAGATGGACACCCCGCACGCACCATGACATCATGGTGTCATGACCGTCCATGCCCAGGACGCTGCCCAAACCACAGCGCTCACCGTGCGTCTGCCCACCGAGCTTGCAGATGCATTGAAGAACTACGCCTTCGTTACCCAGACATCGGGAAACGAGGTGATCAAGCGCGCCCTCGTTGAGTACCTGACAGTTCACGGTCGGCCAGAAGCCATCCGCGCAGCCTTCGACCGCGTGGTCCATCAGCACGCGATTGCACTGGACAAAATGAAGGACATGTAGGTGGTCCTCTACCTCACGCCTAACGACGTGCTGGGGATCAACGAACAATTTGTTGGCAGCGGCCAATTGCGCGACTACGGCTTGCTTGATGCGGCGGTAACTCGCCCGCAAGCGAGTGCCTTCGGTCAAGACGCGTACCCAACCATCCACGAGAAGGCCGCTGAAACGCCCTGGAAATCCCGGAGGCTCCTGACCTTGGAAACGAGGATGCAGGTATGCCGAAGGAACAGTCGCCCGGGAAGCCGACGACACGTCGATACAGTGCCGAGGAGAAGGCCGCCGCGGTGCGGATGGTCCGCACCTTGCGCGCGGAGCTGGGCACCGAGCAGGGCACAGTGCAGCGGGTCGCTCGCCAGCTCGGCTACGGAGTGGAATCGGTGCGCACCTGGGTCCGTCAGGTCGACATCGACGAAGGCCTGGCTCCTGGGGTGACGACCTCGGAGTCGAAGAAGGTGAAGGAACTCGAACAGGAGATCCGAGAACTCAAGCGTGCCAACGAGATTCTGAAGCGAGCGGCAAGTTTCTTCGGGGCGGAGCTCGACCGCCAACACAAGAAATAGTCGATTTCATCGACGACAATCGCGGGGAGTTCGGGGTCGAGCCCATCTGCACGGTCCTGCGCAGCGCAGGCTTGCAGGTGGCCCTGAGCACCTACTACGACGCCAAAGCCCGGGTCCCATCGGCGCGGGTGGCTGTGACAGCCTGACTTGGCCCCGGGTGGACGGTTTGAAGTGGCTCCACCTGTGTGGTCGCGGGTGTGCTGTTGTGACGGTCTGATCTGGCCCCGTCTTCACGACACGCCGCGTTGGTTCTGACGACGTGGATTGGCCCCACCTGACGGTGATCACGTGCGTTCCGGAGGTCCCGGGTTCGCTGGTGATGAAGGTGGAGGCGCTGGAGGGTGAGGTCGAAGGTGGAGCAGTTTGCGGCGATTCGGCGGGATCGCCGGGTCGAGGGGTTGTCGATCCGGGAGTTGGCCGATAAGCATCGGGTGCATCGGCGCACGGTGCGTCAGGCGTTGGCCTCGGCGGTGCCGCCAGCCCGCAAGGTTCCGGTGCGGGTGGCGCCGCGACTGGAGCCGTTCAAGGTTGCCATTGATGAGATGCTGCGGTCGGATCTGGAGGCTCCGAAGAAGCAACGGCACACTGCCCGAAGGGTTTTGGCGCGTCTGGTCGATGAGCACGATGCTGCCGGGTTGTCGTATTCGACGGTGCGTGACCATGTCCGCAAGCGGCGCCCGCAGATCGCTGCGGAGGCGGGGCGGGCGTTGGAGGCCGGTTTCGTGCCGCAGACGTATCGGCCCGGCGCGGAGGCCGAGGTCGATTTCCATGATCTGTGGGTAGTGCTGGCCGGGGTGAAGACCAAGACTGCGTTGTTCACGATGCGGTTGTCGTTCTCGGGTCGGGCGGCTCATCGGGCGTTCGCGACCCAGGGTCAGGAGGCGTTCCTGGAAGGCCATGTGTATGGGTTTGACCGGCTCGGGGGTGTGCCGGTCGACAAGATCCGCTATGACAACCTCAACAGCGCGGTCAAGCAGGTGCTGTTCGGGCGTTCCCGGCAGGAGAATGAGCGCTGGATCGCGTTTCGCTCGCACTACGGTTTCGAAGCCTGGTACTGCCAGCCCGGTCACGAGGGCAGCCACGAGAAGGGTGGTGTGGAAGGCGAAGGTGGGCGGTTTCGCCGAACCCATTGCGTGCCGATGCCGGTGGTCGAATCCATCGATGAACTCAACGCGATACTCGCCGCCGCCGACGACGCTGATGATCGGCGACGGATCGCCAACCGCGCCAACACCGTTGGCCAGGACTGGCAGACCGAGAAACCGGCCCTGCAGCCGGTCACCGGTGAACCGTTCGATACGGCCCTGTCGTTAACTCCGCGGGTGGACCGGTACGCCCAGATCATGGTGCGCTGCAATCAGTATTCGGTGCCGGCACGGTTCATCGGACATCGGCTGCGGGTGAAACTGTCGGCCTCCCATGTCACCGTCTATGACCGCACGACTGTGGTGGCACGCCATCCGCGGGCGGTCGGTAAGGGCACCAAGGTGCTGGAGTTGGATCATTACCTGGAGATCCTGGCCCGCAAACCCGGGGCACTGCCCGGGGCCACCGCACTGCTGCAGGCCCGGGCGGCCAAGGTGTTCACCGCCGAGCACGACACCTGGTGGGCGGCCGCGCGGCGGGCCCACGGCGACGCCGCCGGCACCCGGGCTTTGGTGGAGGTGTTGCTGCTGCATCGCCACCTCGACCACGCCGATGTGCTCGCCGGGATCACCGCTGCACTGTCGGTGGGCGCCACCAACGCCGATGTCGTCGCGTTGGAGGCACGCAAAGCTGCCGAACGACGCCGCGCCGGCAGCTGCACCGACTCCACCGCCGGTGGGCAGGTGCTGGTGCTGGCCGAGCACCGTCTGCTCGATGCGCGTGGGTTGCCCTCAGTTGCCCCCTACGACAGTCTCCTGGGCCGGGAGACGTCATGACCGCGCGACGCAATGTCACCGAGCAGGCCGCGGTCGCAGCGATCGAGCAGGGCTGCCGAATGCTGCGGCTGCCCACGATGCGTGACCGCTTCGCCGAGATCGCCGCGGCCGCCGAACGCGAACAGCAGTCCTATCTGGGGTTCCTATCGGAGTTGGTGATCGCCGAATGCGACGACCGGGATCGGCGCCGCGCCGCACGCCGCGTGCACGACGCGGGGTTTCCCCGACCAAAACGGCTCGAGGAGTTCAACTTTGAGGCCAACCCGGCGATCAACCCCGCCGTTATCGGCACCCTGCGCAGTTTGGCGTGGGTCAAAGCCGGTGAACCCCTGTGCTTGATCGGGGACTCCGGGACCGGCAAGAGTCACCTGCTGATCGGCCTGGGAACCCTGGCCGCCGAATCCGGCTACCGCGTCCGCTACACCCTGGCCAGCAAGCTGGTCAACGAACTCGTCGAAGCCGCCGACGACGCCCAACTGAGCAAGCTGATCACCCGCTACGGTCGGGTCGATCTGCTGCTGATCGACGAGCTGGGCTATCTGCAATTGGATCGCCGCGGCGCCGAACTGTTGTTCCAAGTGCTCACCGAACGCGAAGAACGCTCGGCGGTGGCGATCGCCTCCAACGAACCATTCTCAGCCTGGACCAAGACATTCACCGACCCGCGGTTGTGCGCGGCGATCGTCGACCGGTTGACCTTCGCCGGACAGATCATCGAAACCGGCACCACCTCCTACCGGCTGGCCCATGCCCGCAAACGACGCAGC from Mycolicibacterium phlei harbors:
- a CDS encoding DUF1990 family protein, with the translated sequence MRLSDLAALSLTYPEVGATAGTLPDGYHHVRKSAVIGRGRQRFERAAEAGMRWGMLRGAGIRVEATTEIAAVGSEVLVHLGPIAAPCRVVYVVDEPDRRGFAYGTLPGHAESGEELFLVTYDPASQQVRAVVTAFSRHATWWSRLGSPVTSLVQRIVTDRYLRAL
- a CDS encoding TIGR02611 family protein; translation: MRLADLKHGWKRRREQLRQRPRLEFGYRILIAVVGLAVLAVGIIAIPYPGPGWAIVFLGLGILATEFNWARRLLAFARQRYDWFMERFHEQPAWVQVLAGLFTALIVALTLWLLGALDWMAELVNLELEWLNSPIGIGD
- a CDS encoding L,D-transpeptidase yields the protein MRGVVRSLLAAIVVTTGVVALPIEEASLEVSSTAVNSSLGSAIASIAPVEGQVVGVFHPVVVTFKLPVGDRSIAERLLDIRSEPAMTGRYEWQDAKTVHWVPDQFWPAHSTIALSVGGIKTTMVTGPAVVGVANIADHTFTVTVDGVAPEHLPAPHHRPFFGQPGVFPATMGRPEYPTPIGTYSVLAKERDVKMDSSSVGIPVDSPDGYLLDVEWAVRITQRGIFVHSAPWAVNVLGHENTSHGCISLSPEDAEWYFNTVNVGDPVIVQENSLEVPRPVEEAPPPPPPPPPASQLPPEILDDPGRNPEVPRVISR
- the istA gene encoding IS21 family transposase, giving the protein MRSKVEQFAAIRRDRRVEGLSIRELADKHRVHRRTVRQALASAVPPARKVPVRVAPRLEPFKVAIDEMLRSDLEAPKKQRHTARRVLARLVDEHDAAGLSYSTVRDHVRKRRPQIAAEAGRALEAGFVPQTYRPGAEAEVDFHDLWVVLAGVKTKTALFTMRLSFSGRAAHRAFATQGQEAFLEGHVYGFDRLGGVPVDKIRYDNLNSAVKQVLFGRSRQENERWIAFRSHYGFEAWYCQPGHEGSHEKGGVEGEGGRFRRTHCVPMPVVESIDELNAILAAADDADDRRRIANRANTVGQDWQTEKPALQPVTGEPFDTALSLTPRVDRYAQIMVRCNQYSVPARFIGHRLRVKLSASHVTVYDRTTVVARHPRAVGKGTKVLELDHYLEILARKPGALPGATALLQARAAKVFTAEHDTWWAAARRAHGDAAGTRALVEVLLLHRHLDHADVLAGITAALSVGATNADVVALEARKAAERRRAGSCTDSTAGGQVLVLAEHRLLDARGLPSVAPYDSLLGRETS
- a CDS encoding aldo/keto reductase, with the translated sequence MTTAVASGTFNIGDLTVNRLGFGAMRITGTGVWGPPQDRDECLRVLRRAVDLGVNFIDTADSYGPYVSEELIREALHPYDGVVATKAGLLRIGPDEWRPLGFPDYLRQECEMSLRRLGVDTIDLFQLHRIDPKFPLEDQVGELLSLQQEGKIRHIGLSEITVEQLDAAQKVAPIATVQNMYNLTARTAEPLLEVCEARGIGFIPWFPLAAGPLAAPDGPLQRIAADHGATASQLALAWLLKRSPVMLPIPGTSKVAHLEENVAAAAIELSDAEFETLSNAGSAG
- a CDS encoding GAF and ANTAR domain-containing protein, with the protein product MAVPGPDESTHLRIAELVRGLYSRPDAGTVIAELAEHAAIEVPGAQYAGITVTRRSKTVETPAATHLYPMLLDKIQQRHQQGPCLTAAWDEKVVHVADLQTDDRFPLYRQDALAETPIRSIMAFQLFIEGEAMGALNVYSEQPGAFGEQSRTIGQVFAAHSSVAWNAARRDEQFRLALASRDIIGQAKGMIMERYGVDAVQAFDLLRRLSQDSNVPLVRIATDLVEKSQAEKS
- the thrS gene encoding threonine--tRNA ligase, with protein sequence MSAAANPTPAAPIRVAAGTTAGEAVRQAGLPGRGAPDAIVVVRDPEGKLRDLSWTPDTDVEVTPVAADTEDGRSVIRHSCAHVLAQAVQDLFPEAKLGIGPPITDGFYYDFDVDRAFTPEDLEALEKRMRKIIKDGQLFDRRVYESKEQARAELANEPYKLELVDDKSGDPDVMEVGGDELTAYDNLNPRTRERIWGDLCRGPHIPTTKYIPAFKLTRSSAAYWRGDQNNASLQRIYGTAWESQEALDRYLELLEEAQRRDHRKLGAELDLFSFPDEIGSGLAVFHPKGGIIRRELEDYSRKKHIEAGYEFVNTPHITKEQLYITSGHLEWYADGMFPAMHMDAEFNEDGTVRKPGQNYYLKPMNCPMHHLIFRSRGRSYRELPLRLFEFGSVYRYEKSGVVHGLTRVRGMTQDDAHIYTTREQMRDELASLLQFVLSLLKDYGLDDYYLELSTKDPEKYVGSDDVWEEATETLREVAEASGLDLVPDPGGAAFYGPKISVQVKDALGRNWQMSTIQLDFNMPERFELEYTAADGSRQRPVLIHRALFGSIERFFGVLTEHYAGAFPAWLAPVQVVGIPVADGHIDYLQSVAAQLKSRGIRVEVDTSDDRMAKKIVNHTNQKVPFMLLAGDRDVEAGAVSFRFGDRTQINGVPRDVAVDAIAAWVASRRNEFPTAELLEVDTAK
- a CDS encoding PaaI family thioesterase; translation: MGTDSTSDVTTHPGGGFAAIVPTDAGGPDYGRFIEAMRTLQDHARAANAPDEVISQAADMVERVSALLEPYYADEWTSPSGRRTDLPNRGNLLSIPLDVRVTDDNRIVGTARFRRFHLGRNGAAHGGTIAQLFDALLGHTAFTLSGAGAQRTAFLHVDYRKIAEIGKELSVEGTLDKIEGRKIFVSGRVHDGEDLVAEGHALFLKLKPGQP
- the istB gene encoding IS21-like element helper ATPase IstB; protein product: MTARRNVTEQAAVAAIEQGCRMLRLPTMRDRFAEIAAAAEREQQSYLGFLSELVIAECDDRDRRRAARRVHDAGFPRPKRLEEFNFEANPAINPAVIGTLRSLAWVKAGEPLCLIGDSGTGKSHLLIGLGTLAAESGYRVRYTLASKLVNELVEAADDAQLSKLITRYGRVDLLLIDELGYLQLDRRGAELLFQVLTEREERSAVAIASNEPFSAWTKTFTDPRLCAAIVDRLTFAGQIIETGTTSYRLAHARKRRSTTTESTSS